DNA from Rubripirellula lacrimiformis:
CTTGCAGACGCCCTGGAACGTGTCGGCAAAGACGGCGTGATCACGGTCGAAGAAGGCAAGAGCCGCGACACCGAAGTCACCTACGTTGACGGAATGCAGTTCGACAAGGGCTACATCTCGCCGTACTTCATCACCGATCCCGGCACGATGGAAGCCAACCTGGAAAACGCGTTGGTGCTGCTGTACGAAAAGAAGATCAGCAACATCCGTGACTTGGTGCCGTTGTTGGAAAAGACCGCTGGTACCGGCCAACCATTGTTGATCATCGCCGAAGATGTGGACGCCGAAGCGTTGACTCTGCTGGTTGTCAACAAACTGCGTGGCACGCTGAACGTCTGTGCTGTGAAGGCACCTGGCTTTGGCGATCGCCGCAAAGCGATGTTGGGCGATATCGCCTGCTTGACCGGCGGAACGCTGATCAGCGAAGACCTGGGCATCCAGCTTGAAAACGTCACTCTGGAACAACTCGGTCGCGCCAAGAAGGTCACCGTCGACAAGGGCAACACCACGATCGTCGAAGGTGCCGCCAAGCGTGCCGATGTCGATAAACGGGTTTCGCAAATCCGTGCTCAGATCGAGCAAACCGACAGCGACTATGACAAGGAAAAGTTCCAAGAGCGATTGGCCAAATTGGCCGGTGGCGTTGCTGTGATCAGCGTCGGTGCAGAAACCGAAGCTGAAATGAAGCAAACCAAGGCTCGCTTGGAAGACGCTTTGCACGCGACTCGCGCAGCTGTCGAAGAAGGCATCCTGCCCGGTGGTGGCGTTGCACTGGTTCGTTGCCGCGAAGCACTCGAAGTTGCACTGAAGAAAGCCAAAGGCGACGAAAAGGTCGGCGTCCGGATCGTCTTGCACGCCCTGGATGCTCCCATGCGTCAGATCGCCGACAACGGCGGCATCGACGGCAGCGTCGTGGTCGACGAAGTCAGCCAAAAAGGTCTATCGATCGGTTACAACGCCCACACCGGCGAATA
Protein-coding regions in this window:
- the groL gene encoding chaperonin GroEL (60 kDa chaperone family; promotes refolding of misfolded polypeptides especially under stressful conditions; forms two stacked rings of heptamers to form a barrel-shaped 14mer; ends can be capped by GroES; misfolded proteins enter the barrel where they are refolded when GroES binds), which codes for MAKQLLFEDHARARMLAGVEKLANAVAVTMGPTGRNVIIDKSFGGPTVTKDGVTVAKEIELEDRFENMGAKLVIEVAQKTSDLAGDGTTTATVLARAIFKEGLRNIVAGSNPAAIRRGIDKAVAAASERLIEMGRPVSGKQEVAHVGAISANNDNVIGGLLADALERVGKDGVITVEEGKSRDTEVTYVDGMQFDKGYISPYFITDPGTMEANLENALVLLYEKKISNIRDLVPLLEKTAGTGQPLLIIAEDVDAEALTLLVVNKLRGTLNVCAVKAPGFGDRRKAMLGDIACLTGGTLISEDLGIQLENVTLEQLGRAKKVTVDKGNTTIVEGAAKRADVDKRVSQIRAQIEQTDSDYDKEKFQERLAKLAGGVAVISVGAETEAEMKQTKARLEDALHATRAAVEEGILPGGGVALVRCREALEVALKKAKGDEKVGVRIVLHALDAPMRQIADNGGIDGSVVVDEVSQKGLSIGYNAHTGEYTDMIKAGVIDPVKVVRTALSNAASIAGLLLTTEALVTNYDKEDKEKRAPEGVIS